From a region of the Spelaeicoccus albus genome:
- a CDS encoding zinc-dependent alcohol dehydrogenase family protein has protein sequence MRAAVIYGAGDVRVENVPDPVVGGPGDALVDVTHSCICGSDLWPYGDMEPVDSGRRIGHEFIGRVRDVGPDVRTVHPGDMVVAPFRISCGTCEFCRAGLHTSCVKGGAWGYDTDGGQGEAVRVPLADGTLVRLPVESDDDRMASLLALSDVMGTGHHAALGAGVRTGGSVAVVGDGAVGLCAVIAAKRLGAERIIILGRHADRTNLAGEFGATDVVAARGEDAVHAVRELTGHGVDHVVEAVGTDDSWRTAMRIVRPGGRIGFVGVPHLDGGLPLRPLFVKNVGLGGGMAPARAYIDELLPDVLDGTIEPGRVFDRTIGLEEIPDGYRAMAGRDALKVMIHV, from the coding sequence ATGCGCGCAGCCGTGATTTACGGGGCCGGCGACGTCCGCGTCGAAAATGTGCCCGATCCGGTCGTCGGCGGCCCCGGGGACGCGCTTGTCGACGTTACTCACAGCTGTATTTGCGGCAGCGATCTGTGGCCGTACGGCGATATGGAACCCGTGGATTCCGGACGGCGTATCGGACACGAGTTCATCGGCCGGGTCCGTGACGTCGGCCCGGACGTCCGGACGGTGCACCCGGGCGACATGGTGGTGGCGCCGTTCCGGATTTCGTGCGGCACGTGCGAGTTCTGCCGCGCCGGCTTGCACACCTCGTGTGTGAAGGGTGGCGCATGGGGATACGACACGGACGGCGGCCAAGGCGAGGCCGTGCGGGTGCCGCTGGCCGACGGCACGCTCGTCCGGCTCCCGGTGGAATCCGACGACGATCGGATGGCCTCGCTCTTGGCCCTCTCCGACGTCATGGGCACCGGGCATCACGCCGCATTGGGCGCGGGAGTGCGGACGGGCGGCAGCGTCGCGGTGGTCGGGGACGGAGCGGTCGGCCTGTGCGCCGTCATCGCTGCCAAACGATTGGGCGCCGAGCGGATCATCATCTTGGGCAGGCACGCCGATCGCACCAATCTGGCCGGCGAATTCGGGGCGACCGACGTCGTCGCAGCCCGAGGGGAGGACGCCGTCCACGCCGTCCGCGAATTGACGGGCCACGGCGTGGATCACGTCGTCGAAGCCGTGGGCACCGACGATTCATGGCGGACGGCCATGCGCATCGTCCGGCCCGGCGGACGCATCGGGTTCGTCGGCGTGCCGCATTTGGACGGCGGGTTGCCGCTGCGTCCGCTTTTCGTCAAGAATGTCGGCCTGGGCGGCGGCATGGCGCCGGCGCGCGCGTACATCGACGAACTCCTCCCCGACGTCCTCGACGGCACTATCGAGCCCGGCCGAGTCTTCGACCGCACTATCGGCCTCGAAGAGATTCCCGACGGTTACCGCGCCATGGCGGGCCGCGACGCGTTGAAGGTGATGATCCATGTCTGA
- a CDS encoding NHL domain-containing thioredoxin family protein: MRAPELTGRRWLGTGGRDITLADLRGKVVLLDFWTFCCINCLHVLDELRPLEEKYSDVLVIIGVHSPKFEFERTPEAVEAAVERYEVEHPVLDDPNLTTWQAYTARAWPTLAVIDPEGYVAANLSGEGHGAGLAVLIEELIAEHDAKGTLHRGDGPYVPPAEPESELKFPGKALALPGGGYLVSDSGHHRLVEFAPDGETIRRVIGTGERGLVDGGPDLAQLSEPQGLALLPDGVRAAAGYDVVVADTVNHALRGLRLDDGSLTTVAGTGDQYKIGAADNRTFGQGVDPGWYDGPADAVKLSSPWDVEWSDALGAVLVAMAGNHTLWTFDPAAARIAHFAGTMNEGLEDGAPDDAWFAQTSGITIDSQGRAWFVDSETSSLRYLQSGPAAGTSDTAFEISTAVGEGLFDFGFRDGLAAEARFQHPLGITVLPDESIAVADTYNGAVRRYDPETAEVSTLAQGLAEPSDLLVVPAESAEEPVHLLVVESAAHRLTRVAIPAHAQQVSGPAQTTSRPPTEIAAGTLHLAIGFEAPTGQKLDDRWGDPTWLQISSTPAELLVGGSGAAEGLARTLTIAPDVPDGVLHISARAAACDGDPVTGELPDHAACHLYQQDWGIPVHVDGAGADSLTLDLRGV, translated from the coding sequence ATGCGTGCACCGGAACTGACGGGACGTCGCTGGCTCGGTACCGGCGGCCGGGACATCACGCTTGCCGACTTGCGCGGCAAGGTCGTTCTGCTGGATTTCTGGACCTTTTGCTGCATCAACTGCCTCCACGTCCTCGACGAATTGCGTCCGCTCGAAGAAAAGTACTCCGACGTGCTCGTCATCATCGGCGTGCACTCGCCCAAGTTCGAATTCGAGCGCACGCCCGAAGCCGTCGAAGCAGCGGTCGAGCGCTACGAAGTCGAACATCCGGTCCTCGACGACCCGAACCTGACCACCTGGCAGGCGTACACCGCCCGGGCCTGGCCGACGCTGGCCGTCATCGACCCGGAAGGATATGTGGCGGCGAATCTGTCCGGCGAAGGTCACGGCGCCGGCCTTGCGGTGCTCATCGAAGAGCTCATCGCCGAACACGACGCCAAGGGCACATTGCATCGCGGTGACGGACCGTATGTGCCGCCGGCAGAGCCGGAAAGCGAGTTGAAATTTCCGGGCAAGGCGCTCGCGCTGCCCGGCGGCGGGTACCTCGTGTCGGACTCCGGCCACCACCGGCTCGTCGAATTCGCGCCGGACGGCGAGACCATCCGCCGCGTGATCGGCACCGGCGAACGCGGCCTTGTCGACGGCGGCCCCGACCTGGCACAGCTCAGCGAGCCGCAAGGCCTTGCCCTACTGCCGGACGGCGTGCGCGCAGCGGCCGGGTACGACGTCGTGGTGGCCGACACCGTCAACCACGCACTCCGCGGACTACGCCTGGACGACGGCAGCCTCACCACCGTGGCCGGAACCGGCGACCAGTACAAGATCGGCGCGGCCGACAACCGCACGTTCGGACAAGGCGTCGACCCCGGCTGGTACGACGGCCCGGCCGACGCCGTCAAACTGTCCTCGCCCTGGGACGTCGAATGGTCGGATGCTCTCGGCGCCGTCCTCGTCGCCATGGCCGGCAACCATACTTTGTGGACCTTTGATCCGGCAGCCGCTCGCATTGCGCACTTTGCCGGCACCATGAACGAGGGCCTCGAGGACGGTGCTCCGGATGACGCGTGGTTTGCGCAGACGTCCGGTATCACCATCGATTCTCAGGGACGCGCGTGGTTCGTCGACTCGGAGACATCGTCGTTGCGGTATCTACAAAGCGGGCCCGCTGCGGGAACGTCCGACACGGCGTTCGAGATCTCGACGGCAGTCGGCGAAGGACTCTTCGACTTCGGGTTCCGCGACGGCCTCGCCGCCGAAGCCCGTTTCCAGCATCCCCTGGGCATCACGGTGCTGCCGGACGAATCGATTGCCGTGGCCGACACCTACAACGGCGCCGTCCGCCGCTACGACCCGGAGACGGCTGAGGTATCCACCCTGGCGCAAGGACTCGCCGAGCCAAGCGATCTACTTGTCGTTCCGGCGGAATCGGCTGAGGAACCCGTGCACCTCCTCGTCGTCGAATCCGCCGCCCACCGGCTCACCCGGGTGGCGATCCCGGCGCACGCCCAGCAAGTCAGTGGGCCGGCCCAGACGACGTCGCGCCCGCCGACGGAGATCGCGGCCGGCACGCTGCACCTCGCCATTGGGTTCGAGGCGCCGACGGGGCAAAAGCTTGACGACCGGTGGGGCGACCCGACGTGGCTGCAGATCTCGTCGACGCCGGCCGAACTATTGGTCGGCGGCAGCGGTGCCGCCGAGGGGCTGGCGCGGACGTTGACGATCGCACCGGATGTGCCGGACGGCGTCCTGCACATTTCGGCCCGCGCCGCCGCCTGCGACGGTGATCCGGTCACCGGTGAACTGCCCGACCATGCGGCGTGTCATCTGTATCAGCAGGACTGGGGGATTCCGGTGCACGTTGATGGGGCGGGCGCCGATTCACTCACGCTCGACCTCCGCGGCGTCTGA
- a CDS encoding ABC transporter permease: MSHDFNTRSTPAYVGLVLRREFSSRVRTKPFLITNIVMVVVIVGAIVTASVIMSRASDHESVGVVGAASKLSPALVTAGDAQSNPVQTTKVPSASTARDKVENGDLDAALVPKSDGAYSVIVQSKLSPELRSVVAAAVTRQATNATLSKMGVDPAEVAKSVAQAGISVDAINAPKPHAGQRLGIAWVAMLLMFFQILMFGLYVAMGVVEEKSSRVVEVLLATIKPLHLLWGKVIGIGAVGLVQLIVIGGCALVAATATGVITVSGTAVAVFGSVVGWFIIGYLFFAVLYAAAGSLVSRQEDVNTAAMPITLLFMAMYMVSIYTLNAPDSTLGSVMSWIPPFSAMLMPLRIAAGVTGPGQILITILLMLAATAVLAFVAAKIYQRSILHSGDRISWRQAVRRP, from the coding sequence ATGAGTCACGATTTCAACACCCGCAGCACACCGGCGTACGTGGGGCTCGTCCTTCGGCGAGAATTCAGCAGCCGGGTACGCACGAAGCCGTTCCTCATCACCAACATCGTCATGGTGGTCGTGATCGTCGGGGCCATCGTGACGGCGTCCGTCATCATGTCGAGAGCCTCCGATCATGAGTCGGTCGGCGTCGTCGGCGCCGCGAGCAAGCTGTCGCCGGCCCTGGTCACGGCCGGCGATGCGCAGTCGAACCCGGTGCAGACGACGAAGGTACCGTCGGCTTCGACGGCGCGCGACAAGGTCGAGAACGGCGATCTGGACGCCGCGCTTGTTCCGAAGTCGGACGGCGCGTACTCGGTCATCGTGCAGTCGAAGCTCTCGCCCGAGCTGCGGTCCGTCGTCGCCGCTGCCGTCACCCGCCAGGCCACGAACGCGACGCTGTCAAAGATGGGTGTCGATCCGGCCGAGGTCGCCAAGAGCGTCGCTCAAGCCGGCATAAGCGTCGACGCCATCAACGCGCCGAAACCGCACGCCGGGCAACGACTCGGCATCGCGTGGGTCGCGATGCTGCTGATGTTCTTCCAAATCCTGATGTTCGGTCTCTACGTGGCGATGGGCGTCGTGGAGGAAAAATCCAGCCGAGTCGTGGAGGTTCTGCTGGCGACGATCAAACCGTTGCACCTGTTGTGGGGCAAGGTCATAGGAATCGGCGCGGTCGGTCTGGTGCAGCTGATAGTGATCGGCGGTTGCGCGCTCGTTGCCGCGACAGCGACGGGCGTGATCACGGTGAGTGGAACGGCCGTAGCCGTCTTCGGCTCGGTCGTCGGATGGTTCATCATCGGCTATCTGTTCTTTGCCGTGCTCTATGCGGCCGCCGGATCACTCGTGTCGCGGCAAGAGGACGTCAACACCGCGGCAATGCCCATCACGCTGTTGTTCATGGCCATGTACATGGTGTCGATCTACACGCTGAATGCCCCGGACAGCACGCTCGGAAGCGTCATGTCCTGGATTCCGCCGTTCTCGGCCATGCTGATGCCGCTGCGGATCGCCGCCGGCGTCACCGGCCCCGGGCAAATTCTGATCACCATTCTGCTGATGCTGGCCGCGACGGCCGTGTTGGCTTTTGTCGCGGCAAAGATCTATCAGCGGTCCATCCTGCACTCGGGCGACCGCATCAGCTGGCGGCAGGCTGTCCGTCGCCCGTAA
- a CDS encoding TetR/AcrR family transcriptional regulator — protein MPTADARRGRPPRLTRKAIVDAAARLIRDHGVDAVTMRRVAAELDASPMALYRHVENRDSLLVAVLSREVESLVSPELPGEPAARVERIFVWLYDELDARPWVVEVLSRGDLYAPSIRWAVEEILAGLIALGLSPAAAVDGYLTVWRYLVGTLIIRHRTIAATSTLDREPVQTSSMRGADAADFPLIAQTGTYWPRARANFDFGNGVRAIVAGLTAV, from the coding sequence ATGCCCACCGCCGATGCTCGCCGCGGACGTCCGCCGCGCCTGACCCGCAAAGCGATCGTTGACGCGGCGGCCCGTCTGATCCGCGATCATGGCGTGGACGCCGTGACCATGCGGCGCGTCGCCGCCGAGCTGGACGCCTCGCCGATGGCCTTGTACCGGCACGTCGAAAACCGCGATTCGCTGCTGGTCGCGGTGCTGAGCCGGGAAGTTGAATCACTCGTCAGTCCGGAGCTACCCGGCGAACCGGCGGCTCGGGTGGAGCGGATCTTCGTCTGGCTGTACGACGAACTGGATGCGCGGCCCTGGGTCGTCGAGGTGCTCTCGCGCGGCGATTTGTACGCCCCGTCCATCCGCTGGGCCGTCGAGGAGATCCTTGCGGGATTGATCGCGCTCGGCCTGTCCCCGGCAGCAGCGGTTGACGGGTATCTCACGGTATGGCGTTACCTCGTCGGCACGCTCATCATCAGGCACCGCACCATCGCCGCCACCTCGACGCTCGATCGCGAGCCGGTGCAGACCAGCTCCATGCGTGGCGCCGACGCGGCCGACTTTCCGCTGATCGCCCAGACGGGAACCTATTGGCCGCGCGCTCGAGCCAATTTCGACTTCGGCAATGGGGTTCGGGCAATCGTGGCCGGGCTCACCGCGGTGTAG
- a CDS encoding MmcQ/YjbR family DNA-binding protein — MDWSDVVRIGLSLPETAESTSYGTPALKVAGKLLARLRNQDGGAVLCCGLDEKAALLADDDPAFYTTAHYDGYGAILVRLEHTDSERLRELLVESWLANAPAKVRNQHIEELA; from the coding sequence ATGGACTGGTCGGATGTCGTGCGGATCGGGCTCTCGCTGCCCGAAACCGCCGAATCGACCTCGTACGGAACGCCAGCACTCAAGGTCGCCGGCAAACTTCTCGCGCGCCTGCGAAACCAGGACGGCGGCGCGGTGCTGTGCTGCGGACTCGACGAAAAGGCCGCGCTGCTGGCCGACGACGACCCGGCGTTTTACACGACTGCCCACTATGACGGGTACGGCGCGATCCTGGTGCGACTGGAGCACACAGATTCCGAGCGCCTCCGCGAGTTACTCGTCGAGTCATGGCTGGCGAATGCGCCGGCGAAGGTCCGAAACCAACACATCGAGGAATTAGCATGA
- a CDS encoding SDR family NAD(P)-dependent oxidoreductase, whose product MRSVLVTGASGGIGSAVARRFAEAGDRVAVHYSTNRDGGTATVQSLAGTGHALVTGDIGRPDEALQVVESATAQLGTVDVLVCNAAVAPSANNRHLLGDVSYSDWTSAFRQMIDVNLIGAANVAWAVATHLVDRGSPGAIVNIGSRGAFRGEPEYPAYAASKAGLQALGQSLAIALAPHDISVTSVAPGFVATPRQLPKLDGPDGDDLRAQSPFGRVGTADEIAAAVFWLASPEAAWSSGAILDANGASYLRS is encoded by the coding sequence GTGAGGTCGGTTCTCGTCACTGGCGCGTCCGGAGGGATCGGTTCCGCGGTCGCCCGCCGATTCGCCGAAGCCGGCGACCGTGTCGCTGTGCATTACTCCACGAATCGCGACGGCGGGACGGCCACCGTGCAATCACTCGCCGGCACGGGCCACGCACTCGTCACGGGCGATATCGGCCGGCCGGACGAGGCGTTGCAGGTGGTGGAGTCGGCGACCGCACAACTTGGCACCGTCGACGTGCTCGTCTGCAACGCGGCAGTGGCCCCGTCGGCCAATAACCGGCACTTGCTCGGCGATGTGTCGTATTCGGATTGGACCTCAGCCTTCCGGCAGATGATCGACGTCAACCTGATCGGCGCGGCAAATGTGGCATGGGCCGTTGCCACCCACCTCGTCGACCGCGGTTCGCCCGGAGCAATCGTCAACATCGGCTCGCGCGGCGCATTCCGCGGCGAGCCCGAATATCCCGCCTACGCAGCGAGCAAAGCCGGGCTCCAAGCGCTGGGGCAGTCTCTGGCAATAGCGCTTGCGCCGCACGACATCTCGGTGACCTCGGTCGCGCCGGGCTTCGTGGCCACACCCCGTCAACTTCCCAAGCTCGACGGGCCCGACGGCGACGACCTGCGTGCGCAAAGCCCCTTCGGCAGGGTCGGAACTGCCGACGAGATCGCCGCTGCGGTGTTCTGGCTGGCATCGCCGGAAGCCGCGTGGTCGTCCGGAGCCATCCTCGACGCCAACGGCGCGTCGTATCTGCGCAGCTGA
- a CDS encoding helix-turn-helix transcriptional regulator gives MKNTLPRLRAELGLSQAALAVELQVSRQTVVSLEKGRYDPSLPLAFRVARVFNCAIEDIFIPDDAPARPRDVSHPDIPAHNP, from the coding sequence ATGAAGAACACGCTTCCGCGCCTTCGCGCCGAGTTGGGCCTCAGTCAGGCCGCATTGGCCGTCGAGCTTCAGGTCTCCCGGCAGACAGTCGTGAGTTTGGAAAAAGGCCGCTACGACCCGAGCCTGCCGCTGGCTTTCCGGGTTGCCCGCGTGTTCAACTGCGCCATCGAAGACATCTTCATCCCGGACGACGCGCCGGCCCGTCCCCGCGACGTATCTCATCCCGACATCCCCGCACACAACCCGTAG
- a CDS encoding YggS family pyridoxal phosphate-dependent enzyme, translated as MSEAAAIDTAGICDRLDDVARRAGNAAERSGRRPGDVRVMLATKTQPAEAIIAAVQHGFALIGENRVQELVAKAADLEPYSHEAHLIGPLQSNKVNHALRHVSCIQSIDRLDIAEKIQRRLDVIDQTVDYYIQVNTSGEESKFGIDPAQAIEFARSLAPLDRLRLRGLMTIGLNSPDPDAVRPSYQGLVDVRSALVDAGFGDGGGSAATDNGAAGGLELSMGMSADFELAIEEGATLVRVGSSVFGARPQP; from the coding sequence ATGTCTGAGGCAGCCGCAATCGACACCGCCGGAATTTGCGACCGCTTGGACGACGTCGCTCGCCGAGCCGGCAATGCCGCGGAGCGATCCGGACGGCGTCCCGGCGACGTGCGCGTCATGCTGGCCACCAAGACCCAGCCGGCCGAAGCGATCATCGCAGCCGTGCAGCACGGCTTCGCCCTGATCGGTGAAAACCGGGTGCAAGAGCTCGTTGCCAAGGCCGCCGACCTCGAGCCGTATTCGCACGAGGCACATCTGATCGGCCCGTTGCAGTCGAACAAGGTCAACCACGCGCTCAGGCACGTCTCCTGCATCCAATCCATCGACAGATTGGACATCGCCGAGAAGATTCAACGCCGGCTCGACGTCATCGACCAGACGGTGGATTACTACATTCAAGTCAATACGTCCGGCGAGGAGTCGAAATTCGGCATCGACCCGGCGCAGGCGATCGAATTCGCCCGCTCGCTGGCTCCGCTCGATCGACTCCGGCTGCGCGGCCTCATGACTATCGGATTGAATTCGCCGGATCCGGACGCCGTCCGCCCGAGTTACCAGGGTCTGGTCGATGTCCGGTCGGCGCTGGTGGACGCCGGATTCGGCGACGGCGGCGGTTCGGCGGCAACGGACAACGGCGCAGCCGGCGGGCTCGAGCTGTCGATGGGTATGAGCGCGGATTTCGAGCTGGCCATTGAAGAAGGCGCCACATTGGTCCGCGTGGGCAGCAGCGTGTTCGGCGCGCGGCCGCAGCCGTAG
- a CDS encoding ABC transporter ATP-binding protein, which translates to MPHTHYARLEIDSLTKQFGQTVALKDMSFSVDPGELFGFVGSNGAGKTTTMRIALGVLAADAGTVSFAGRPVTRDMRRRIGYMPEERGLYPKMKVGKQLAYLAQLHGLSAPEADRAVMRWTTRLGIDEHLRKNVSALSLGNQQRVQLAAALVHDPDVLILDEPFSGLDPVAVDVMSGVLREKCLEGVPVIFSSHQLELVDALCDRVGIVAHGTMRALDSVDNLRSRGPARLEVHAPNAPPGWADAIPGVTVLDADNGRSILQLSPAADDQTVLAAALRTGPVHEFALHRPSLTQLFREVVSA; encoded by the coding sequence ATGCCACACACGCACTACGCCCGACTGGAAATCGACTCCCTGACCAAACAGTTCGGTCAAACCGTGGCGCTGAAGGACATGTCGTTCTCCGTCGATCCCGGCGAGCTGTTCGGCTTCGTCGGCAGCAACGGCGCCGGAAAAACGACCACTATGCGCATTGCCTTGGGCGTCCTGGCAGCGGACGCCGGCACGGTGAGTTTCGCCGGCCGCCCCGTCACCCGCGATATGCGGCGACGCATCGGCTACATGCCCGAAGAGCGCGGCCTCTACCCCAAAATGAAGGTCGGCAAGCAGCTGGCGTACTTGGCCCAATTGCACGGTCTGAGCGCACCGGAGGCCGACCGCGCGGTCATGCGGTGGACGACGCGCCTGGGCATTGACGAGCACCTGCGCAAGAACGTGAGCGCTCTCAGCCTCGGTAACCAGCAACGTGTCCAGTTGGCGGCAGCACTCGTGCACGATCCCGACGTCCTGATTCTCGACGAGCCGTTCTCGGGACTCGATCCGGTCGCCGTCGACGTCATGAGCGGCGTCTTGCGCGAGAAATGCCTGGAAGGAGTGCCAGTGATCTTCTCCAGCCATCAGCTCGAACTCGTCGATGCGCTGTGTGATCGGGTCGGCATCGTAGCGCACGGGACGATGCGCGCGCTGGACTCCGTCGACAATCTGCGCTCGCGCGGCCCGGCCAGGCTCGAGGTGCATGCGCCGAACGCTCCGCCGGGCTGGGCGGATGCGATCCCCGGCGTCACGGTGCTCGACGCCGACAACGGCCGCTCGATCCTCCAGCTCTCCCCGGCCGCCGATGACCAGACGGTACTGGCCGCCGCCCTGCGCACCGGGCCGGTGCACGAATTCGCATTGCACCGGCCGAGCCTGACGCAGCTCTTTCGCGAGGTGGTATCCGCATGA
- a CDS encoding TOBE domain-containing protein codes for MTAFRISQAARLLAVSDDTIRRWIDSGRLKPVPGTSPQKIDGKALAGLALEIGQQSSPSSPGQVSPSSARNRFPGIVTRIKEDTVMAQVDIQAGPFRVVSLISVEAVRDLGLEVGAEAVAMVKSTNVIMERSTT; via the coding sequence ATGACAGCCTTCCGCATCTCCCAAGCCGCCCGGCTCTTGGCCGTCAGCGACGACACCATCCGCCGGTGGATCGACTCCGGTCGGCTGAAACCCGTGCCCGGAACGAGTCCGCAAAAGATCGATGGAAAGGCCCTTGCCGGGCTGGCGCTCGAGATCGGCCAGCAGTCGTCGCCGTCCAGCCCCGGGCAGGTCTCGCCGTCCAGCGCCCGCAACCGTTTCCCGGGGATCGTCACGCGCATCAAGGAAGACACGGTGATGGCGCAGGTCGACATCCAGGCCGGCCCTTTCCGCGTGGTTTCGCTGATCAGCGTCGAAGCCGTCCGCGACCTCGGCCTCGAAGTCGGCGCCGAGGCAGTGGCCATGGTGAAGTCGACGAACGTGATCATGGAACGCTCGACCACGTGA
- a CDS encoding VOC family protein: MSAQISYWILYVADTARAVDFFGPVMGWTFSEPGSAGGNHVLESDPWGSIAPLPPGQEPSRAVAAAFAPDDVDAALAQVRKCGGTVVSDQSGDDFYGRWAECIDDQSTHFALFAPAAGVK; encoded by the coding sequence ATGAGCGCGCAAATCAGCTATTGGATCCTGTACGTCGCAGACACCGCACGGGCGGTCGACTTCTTCGGCCCCGTCATGGGGTGGACATTCAGCGAGCCGGGTTCCGCCGGCGGCAATCACGTTCTCGAATCGGATCCGTGGGGTTCGATCGCCCCGCTCCCGCCCGGACAGGAGCCGAGCCGCGCCGTTGCCGCGGCATTTGCGCCGGACGACGTCGATGCTGCCCTCGCACAGGTCCGCAAGTGCGGCGGCACCGTCGTATCGGACCAGAGCGGTGACGATTTTTACGGACGATGGGCCGAGTGCATCGACGATCAAAGCACGCATTTCGCCCTGTTCGCACCGGCGGCCGGGGTCAAGTAG
- a CDS encoding acyl-CoA dehydrogenase → MSHYKSNLRDIYFNLFEVLGREEVLGTGAFEDMDADTAREILSEVARLAGNELSDSYAEADRNPPVFDPATYSVTLPEAFKKSYKAYVDSGMWQIEAPVEVGGTAAPPSLRWAVAEMLLGANPASHMYAAFASFARILIQLGTDEQKKLAQQLVAGRWGATMVLTEPDAGSDVGQGRTKAVQQADGTWHITGVKRFITSGEHDLSDNIVHFVLARPEGVEGAGGPGTKGLSLFVVPKFHIDPESGELGERNGAFVTNVEHKMGLKVSTTTELRFGEVDGIPAVGTLLGGVHDGIRQMFQVIEYARMMVGTKAIATLSTGYLNALDYAKERVQGPDLANQADKTSPRVTITHHPDVRRSLMTQKAYTEGLRALVLYTATVQDRIETARLAGEAPSDDDVALNDLLLPIVKGFGSERSWVLLGTESLQTFGGSGFLQDYPIEQYVRDAKIDTLYEGTTAIQGMDFFFRKIVKNGGKALGAMSTEIGQFAAGDAGGDELAKERAMLGRAAGDVGGIVQTLTGFLTSSDPRSGGDPANVYKVGQNTSRLLLSTGELAIAWLLLRQAAVAIDALRGDVGESDRLFYQGKIAAAKFFAAQVLPKLTAERKIAESTNNDLMELDEGAF, encoded by the coding sequence ATGAGCCACTACAAATCCAATCTCCGCGACATCTACTTCAACTTGTTCGAAGTACTGGGCCGCGAGGAAGTGCTGGGCACCGGCGCGTTTGAAGATATGGACGCCGATACGGCCCGCGAAATTCTCTCCGAGGTTGCTCGCCTGGCAGGCAATGAGCTGTCCGACTCGTACGCCGAGGCCGACCGCAATCCGCCCGTCTTCGACCCCGCGACGTATTCGGTGACTCTGCCCGAGGCGTTCAAGAAGAGCTACAAGGCGTACGTCGATTCCGGAATGTGGCAAATCGAAGCACCCGTCGAGGTCGGGGGGACTGCGGCGCCGCCGTCGCTGCGCTGGGCTGTTGCCGAAATGCTGCTGGGCGCGAACCCGGCGTCGCACATGTATGCGGCGTTCGCGTCATTTGCCAGGATCTTGATTCAGCTGGGCACCGACGAGCAGAAAAAGCTCGCTCAGCAGCTTGTGGCGGGTCGTTGGGGCGCCACCATGGTGCTCACGGAGCCGGACGCCGGTTCGGACGTCGGGCAGGGGCGCACCAAGGCGGTCCAGCAAGCCGACGGTACCTGGCACATCACCGGCGTCAAGCGATTCATCACATCGGGCGAACACGACCTCTCGGACAACATCGTCCACTTCGTCCTGGCCCGGCCCGAAGGCGTTGAAGGCGCCGGCGGCCCCGGCACGAAGGGCCTCAGCCTGTTCGTCGTGCCGAAGTTCCACATCGACCCGGAGTCGGGCGAACTCGGCGAGCGCAACGGCGCATTCGTCACGAATGTGGAGCACAAGATGGGCCTGAAGGTGTCCACCACCACCGAACTGCGCTTTGGCGAGGTCGACGGGATCCCCGCGGTCGGCACGTTGCTGGGCGGCGTCCACGACGGCATCCGGCAAATGTTCCAGGTTATTGAATACGCGCGCATGATGGTTGGCACCAAGGCGATCGCGACGCTGTCGACCGGATATCTGAACGCGCTGGACTACGCCAAGGAGCGCGTGCAGGGCCCGGATCTTGCCAACCAGGCCGATAAGACCTCGCCGCGCGTGACGATCACGCACCATCCCGACGTCCGGCGTTCGCTGATGACGCAGAAGGCGTACACCGAAGGCCTGCGCGCGCTCGTGCTGTACACGGCAACGGTGCAGGACCGGATCGAGACGGCGCGGCTGGCAGGCGAAGCGCCGTCCGACGACGACGTCGCGCTGAACGATCTACTGCTTCCCATCGTCAAGGGCTTCGGCTCGGAACGGTCGTGGGTGCTGCTGGGCACCGAAAGCCTGCAAACGTTCGGCGGCTCCGGCTTCTTGCAGGACTACCCGATCGAGCAGTACGTGCGCGATGCCAAGATCGACACCTTGTACGAGGGCACGACGGCGATCCAGGGCATGGACTTCTTCTTCCGCAAGATCGTGAAGAACGGAGGCAAAGCGCTCGGCGCCATGTCGACCGAGATCGGTCAGTTCGCGGCCGGGGACGCCGGCGGCGACGAGCTGGCCAAGGAGCGTGCCATGCTGGGCCGCGCCGCCGGAGACGTCGGCGGAATCGTGCAGACTTTGACAGGGTTCCTGACGTCGTCGGATCCGCGTTCGGGGGGCGATCCGGCGAACGTGTACAAGGTCGGCCAGAATACGTCCCGGCTGCTGCTGTCAACCGGCGAATTGGCCATCGCGTGGCTGCTGCTGCGTCAGGCCGCCGTGGCGATTGACGCTTTGCGAGGCGACGTCGGCGAGTCCGACAGGTTGTTCTACCAGGGCAAGATCGCCGCGGCGAAGTTCTTCGCCGCTCAGGTGCTGCCGAAACTCACGGCGGAGCGGAAGATCGCCGAGAGCACGAACAATGACCTGATGGAACTCGACGAAGGGGCGTTCTAA